From Erwinia pyri, a single genomic window includes:
- the sufE gene encoding cysteine desulfuration protein SufE — protein sequence MASLPEKEKLVRNFTRCANWEEKYLYVIELGAMLPELSESLHQPENIVSGCQSQVWILMETDEEGRVVLRGDSDAAIVKGLIAVVFVLYQRMTPAEILAFDVRPWFEQLALTQHLTPSRSQGLEAMIRAIRHKAQVLSQN from the coding sequence ATGGCGTCATTGCCAGAGAAAGAGAAACTGGTGCGTAACTTTACCCGTTGCGCTAACTGGGAAGAGAAGTACCTTTACGTTATTGAACTGGGGGCGATGCTGCCAGAATTGTCTGAATCCCTTCATCAGCCCGAAAATATCGTATCAGGCTGTCAGAGCCAGGTGTGGATCCTGATGGAGACCGATGAAGAGGGGCGCGTTGTCCTGCGCGGTGACAGCGACGCGGCCATTGTTAAAGGGTTGATTGCAGTCGTTTTTGTCCTTTACCAGCGGATGACGCCGGCCGAAATTCTGGCCTTTGATGTGCGTCCCTGGTTTGAACAGCTGGCGCTAACTCAGCACCTTACGCCTTCCCGCTCCCAGGGGCTGGAAGCGATGATCCGCGCCATCCGTCATAAAGCCCAGGTTCTTTCTCAGAACTGA
- a CDS encoding major outer membrane lipoprotein: protein MNRTKLVLGAVILGSTLLAGCSSNAKIDQLSTDVQTLNAKVDQLSNDVNAMRSDVQAAKDDAARANQRLDNQAHSYRK from the coding sequence ATGAATCGTACTAAACTGGTACTGGGCGCGGTAATCCTGGGTTCAACTTTGCTGGCTGGCTGTTCAAGCAACGCTAAAATCGATCAGCTGTCTACCGACGTGCAGACTCTGAACGCTAAAGTTGACCAGCTGAGCAACGACGTGAACGCAATGCGTTCTGACGTTCAGGCTGCTAAAGATGACGCAGCTCGCGCTAACCAGCGTCTGGACAACCAGGCTCACTCTTACCGTAAGTAA
- the sufC gene encoding Fe-S cluster assembly ATPase SufC, with protein sequence MLSIKDLQVSIEDKEILRGLDLEVKAGEVHAIMGPNGSGKSTLSATLAGREEYEITGGSVSFKGKDLLELSPEDRAGEGIFMAFQYPVEIPGVSNQFFLQTAVNSVRKYREQEALDRFDFQDFIEDKIQLLKMPEDLLTRSVNVGFSGGEKKRNDILQMAALEPELCILDETDSGLDIDALKTVANGVNTLRDGKRAFIIVTHYQRILDYIKPDFVHVLYQGKIVKSGDFSLVKQLEEQGYGWLTDQE encoded by the coding sequence ATGTTAAGTATCAAAGATTTACAGGTTAGCATTGAAGACAAAGAGATCCTGCGTGGGCTGGATCTTGAGGTAAAAGCGGGTGAAGTTCACGCCATTATGGGCCCGAACGGATCCGGCAAAAGTACGCTCTCTGCCACGCTGGCAGGTCGCGAAGAGTATGAGATCACCGGCGGTTCAGTCAGCTTCAAAGGTAAAGATTTACTGGAGCTCTCCCCGGAAGATCGCGCGGGCGAAGGGATCTTTATGGCCTTCCAGTACCCGGTAGAGATCCCGGGCGTCAGCAACCAGTTCTTCCTGCAAACTGCCGTTAACTCGGTACGCAAATACCGTGAACAGGAAGCGCTGGATCGTTTTGATTTTCAGGACTTCATTGAAGATAAAATTCAGCTGCTGAAAATGCCTGAAGATTTGCTGACCCGTTCGGTCAACGTCGGCTTCTCCGGCGGCGAGAAAAAGCGTAACGATATTCTGCAGATGGCGGCATTAGAGCCTGAGCTGTGCATTCTGGATGAAACCGACTCCGGTCTGGACATCGATGCGCTGAAAACGGTTGCCAACGGCGTTAACACGCTGCGTGACGGCAAGCGCGCGTTCATTATCGTTACCCACTATCAGCGCATTCTGGACTACATCAAGCCGGACTTCGTGCATGTGCTCTATCAGGGCAAAATCGTTAAGTCAGGCGACTTCTCGCTGGTGAAACAACTGGAGGAGCAAGGCTATGGCTGGCTTACCGACCAGGAATAG
- a CDS encoding L,D-transpeptidase family protein, whose translation MKSLSALAVLFFTILTSTHYASATEYPLPAENSRLIGENTTYTVPADGRSLEAVAAHYKIGLLGMLEANPGTDPWLPKAGSQLTIPTQMLLPDTKREGIVVNVAELRLYYYPKDQNKVIVYPIGIGQLGANTPAMVTSVSQKIPNPTWTPTPNIRKRYAAEGKTLPVTVPAGPDNPMGLYAMRLAYGQGHYLIHGTNADFGIGMRVSSGCIRLRPDDIEALFNSVPKGTRVQIINQPLKYAVEPDGKRYLEVHQPLSYSEKDDPQTMPIKLTANGKKFVQSDKSDAEMIKQVMERRSGMPVIVSQGEPVTDHNALPAILQQSDSEAPQAQSATITQAEGESPQN comes from the coding sequence ATGAAATCGTTGTCTGCTCTTGCCGTACTTTTCTTTACCATCCTGACCTCCACGCATTATGCCAGCGCTACGGAGTACCCCCTGCCTGCAGAAAACAGCCGCTTAATTGGCGAGAACACCACTTACACCGTTCCGGCGGATGGGCGTTCGCTGGAAGCTGTGGCCGCACACTACAAAATTGGCCTGCTAGGCATGCTGGAGGCTAACCCGGGAACCGATCCCTGGTTACCGAAAGCGGGAAGCCAGCTAACTATTCCCACGCAGATGCTGCTGCCGGATACCAAACGGGAGGGGATTGTAGTAAACGTTGCTGAGCTCAGACTCTACTACTATCCGAAGGATCAGAATAAGGTCATTGTCTATCCTATCGGTATCGGCCAGCTTGGGGCGAACACGCCGGCCATGGTGACCAGCGTCAGCCAGAAAATCCCTAATCCTACCTGGACACCCACACCCAATATCCGCAAGCGCTATGCCGCCGAAGGTAAGACCCTGCCGGTGACCGTGCCTGCCGGGCCAGATAACCCAATGGGACTGTATGCCATGCGTCTGGCTTATGGTCAGGGCCATTATCTGATCCACGGCACCAATGCGGACTTTGGCATCGGTATGCGCGTCAGCTCCGGCTGTATCCGTCTGCGGCCTGACGACATTGAGGCGCTGTTCAACAGCGTGCCGAAGGGTACCCGGGTGCAGATTATTAATCAGCCGCTGAAGTATGCTGTAGAGCCTGATGGTAAGCGCTATCTCGAAGTTCACCAGCCGCTGTCGTACAGTGAAAAGGACGATCCGCAGACCATGCCGATTAAGCTGACCGCTAACGGCAAAAAGTTTGTACAGAGCGACAAGAGCGATGCAGAGATGATTAAGCAGGTCATGGAGCGACGTTCCGGCATGCCGGTGATCGTGAGCCAGGGAGAACCAGTAACCGATCACAACGCGTTGCCCGCTATCCTGCAGCAGAGCGATTCTGAAGCGCCGCAGGCACAATCGGCCACAATTACTCAGGCGGAAGGCGAAAGCCCGCAGAATTGA
- the sufD gene encoding Fe-S cluster assembly protein SufD, whose protein sequence is MAGLPTRNSDHALQQWHHLFETQGENRSLQAQQHWQQVLRLGLPGRKQENWKYTPLEGLFDHQFVADKAASVTAEQVKGLALEIDAVRLIFVDGRFNAALSDNTFDLFDITVTQAAQRRETSAPVQPEVFLHLTESLAEEVTTLHLARGKSAPRAIYMLHISSSAEVGMNTSHYRHHLQLDEGAEATVIEHYVSLNDANHFTGSRLTTTVGNNAQLRHYKLAFEHNSSYHFAHNDFVIERDANVKSHSFLLGAGLTRHNTSVQLNGEGTELGINSLMLPVEKEVCDSRTYLEHNKGYCQSRQLHKTIVRDKARAVFNGMIKVAKHALKTDGQMNNNNLLLGRLAEVDTKPQLEIYADDVKCSHGATIGRIDDEQMFYLRARGIGEESAQRMIIYAFAAELTEAITDEVLKEAVMQRIAQRFPGGIK, encoded by the coding sequence ATGGCTGGCTTACCGACCAGGAATAGTGATCATGCCCTGCAGCAGTGGCATCACTTGTTTGAAACCCAGGGCGAGAACCGCTCTCTGCAGGCTCAGCAGCACTGGCAGCAGGTGCTGCGCTTAGGGCTGCCCGGGCGCAAGCAGGAAAACTGGAAATATACTCCGCTGGAAGGGCTTTTTGATCACCAGTTCGTGGCGGATAAAGCCGCTTCGGTAACTGCTGAGCAGGTTAAAGGGCTGGCGCTGGAGATCGACGCGGTCAGACTGATCTTTGTGGACGGGCGCTTTAACGCTGCGCTGAGCGACAACACCTTCGATCTGTTTGATATTACGGTTACGCAGGCCGCGCAGCGCCGCGAAACCAGCGCGCCGGTTCAGCCTGAAGTTTTCCTTCATCTGACGGAAAGCCTGGCGGAAGAGGTGACCACGCTGCATCTGGCACGCGGTAAATCTGCCCCACGGGCCATCTATATGCTGCACATCAGCAGCAGCGCAGAAGTCGGGATGAACACCTCCCACTATCGCCATCATTTGCAGCTTGATGAAGGGGCAGAGGCGACAGTCATTGAACATTACGTCAGCCTGAACGACGCCAACCACTTTACCGGCTCTCGCCTGACGACAACCGTGGGCAACAATGCCCAGCTCAGGCACTACAAGCTGGCATTCGAACACAACAGCAGCTATCACTTTGCGCATAACGATTTCGTTATCGAACGCGACGCCAATGTGAAAAGCCACAGCTTCCTGCTGGGTGCGGGCCTGACTCGTCACAATACCAGCGTGCAGCTTAATGGCGAAGGCACCGAGTTGGGCATCAACAGCCTGATGCTGCCGGTTGAGAAAGAAGTGTGCGACAGCCGGACTTACCTTGAGCATAACAAAGGGTATTGCCAGAGCCGTCAGCTGCATAAAACTATCGTCCGTGATAAAGCCCGTGCAGTGTTTAACGGCATGATCAAGGTAGCGAAGCACGCGTTGAAAACCGATGGTCAGATGAACAACAACAATCTGTTGCTGGGTCGTCTTGCTGAAGTGGATACCAAGCCGCAGCTTGAAATCTACGCCGATGACGTGAAGTGCAGCCACGGCGCCACCATTGGCCGCATCGACGATGAGCAGATGTTCTACCTGCGCGCTCGTGGGATTGGCGAGGAGTCTGCCCAGCGCATGATTATCTACGCCTTTGCCGCAGAGCTGACTGAAGCGATCACGGATGAGGTACTGAAAGAAGCGGTGATGCAGCGTATTGCACAACGCTTTCCCGGAGGCATTAAATGA
- the sufS gene encoding cysteine desulfurase SufS yields the protein MSFDLTRVRAQFPVLAREVNGQPLAYLDSAASAQKPQAVIDAESHFYQHGYAAVHRGIHTLSAEATTDMENVRAQAARFLNAASPEEIVFVKGTTEAINLVANSWGGRQLQAGDNIIITEMEHHANIVPWQMVAERTGAEIRYIPLTETGELDLSALPQLIDSRTRMLALTQVSNVLGTINPVKEIVAQARAAGVATLIDGAQAVMHEKVDVQDLGCDFYAFSGHKIYGPSGIGILYGRKEMLDQMPPWEGGGSMIATVSLTAGTTYAAAPWRFEAGSPNTGSIVGLGAALSWISALDLDVIHEREQSLMRYALDKLASVPDLVIYGPKQRAGVIAFNLGKHHAYDVGSFLDQYGIAIRTGNHCAMPLMNHYGVSAMCRASFVLYNSEEEADRLAAGLTRIHRLLG from the coding sequence ATGAGTTTTGACCTGACACGCGTCAGGGCTCAATTTCCTGTTCTGGCGCGAGAAGTAAATGGCCAACCGCTGGCCTACCTCGACAGCGCCGCCAGCGCGCAAAAGCCGCAGGCGGTCATTGATGCAGAGAGCCATTTTTATCAGCATGGCTACGCCGCCGTGCACCGGGGTATTCATACCCTGAGTGCGGAAGCGACCACTGATATGGAAAACGTGCGGGCTCAGGCTGCACGTTTCCTGAATGCGGCATCGCCAGAAGAGATTGTCTTTGTTAAAGGGACTACCGAGGCGATAAACCTGGTGGCCAACAGCTGGGGCGGCAGGCAGCTTCAGGCGGGTGATAATATTATTATCACCGAAATGGAGCATCACGCCAATATTGTTCCCTGGCAGATGGTGGCCGAACGCACCGGTGCGGAAATTCGCTATATTCCCCTGACGGAAACGGGCGAGCTTGACCTCTCCGCATTGCCTCAGCTTATCGACAGCCGTACTCGTATGCTGGCGCTGACGCAGGTGTCGAATGTGCTTGGCACCATCAACCCGGTGAAAGAGATTGTCGCGCAGGCGAGAGCGGCCGGCGTTGCCACGCTGATTGACGGCGCACAGGCCGTGATGCATGAGAAAGTGGATGTCCAGGATCTGGGCTGCGATTTTTATGCTTTCTCGGGCCATAAAATTTATGGCCCCTCCGGTATCGGTATTCTTTACGGTCGTAAAGAGATGCTGGATCAGATGCCGCCGTGGGAAGGCGGCGGGTCGATGATCGCCACCGTCAGCCTGACGGCCGGAACAACCTATGCCGCAGCGCCATGGCGCTTTGAGGCGGGTTCTCCCAATACCGGCAGCATCGTCGGTCTGGGCGCGGCCCTCAGCTGGATTTCAGCGCTCGATCTGGACGTTATTCATGAGCGTGAGCAGTCGCTGATGCGTTATGCGCTCGACAAGCTCGCCTCGGTGCCCGATCTGGTTATATATGGCCCGAAACAGCGAGCTGGCGTAATCGCCTTCAATCTGGGCAAGCATCACGCTTATGACGTGGGCAGCTTCCTCGATCAGTATGGTATTGCTATTCGCACCGGTAACCACTGCGCTATGCCGTTAATGAATCACTACGGCGTGTCAGCAATGTGCCGTGCCTCCTTCGTTCTGTATAATAGCGAAGAAGAGGCCGACCGCCTGGCGGCAGGTCTGACACGTATACACCGTCTGCTGGGCTGA
- the pykF gene encoding pyruvate kinase PykF, giving the protein MKKTKIVCTIGPKTESEEMLTNLLDAGMNVMRLNFSHGDYEEHGKRISNLRAVMSKTGHQAAILLDTKGPEIRTMKLEGGTDASLKAGQTFTFTTDQSVIGNNERVAVTYAGLTADLKVGNTVLVDDGLIGMEVTEVTENTVVCKVLNNGDLGENKGVNLPGVSIQLPALAEKDKRDLIFGCEQGVDFVAASFIRKRSDVLEIREHLKQHGGEHIQIISKIENQEGLNNFDEILDASDGIMVARGDLGVEIPVEEVIFAQKMMIKKCNRARKVVITATQMLDSMIKNPRPTRAEAGDVANAILDGTDAVMLSGESAKGKYPLESVTIMATICERTDRVMKSRIDSQHDNRKMRITEAVCRGAVETAENLEAPLIVVATEGGKSAKSVRKYFPNATILALTTNEQTARQLLLSKGIITSVVKEIASTDDFYRLGKEAAVASGYGQKGDVVVMVSGALVPSGTTNTASVHVL; this is encoded by the coding sequence ATGAAAAAGACCAAGATTGTTTGTACTATCGGTCCAAAAACCGAATCCGAAGAAATGTTAACCAACCTGCTTGATGCAGGCATGAACGTAATGCGCCTTAACTTCTCCCACGGCGATTACGAAGAGCACGGTAAACGTATCTCGAATCTGCGTGCCGTGATGAGCAAAACCGGACATCAGGCGGCTATCCTGCTGGATACCAAAGGCCCTGAAATCCGTACCATGAAGCTGGAAGGCGGCACCGATGCCTCCCTGAAAGCGGGTCAGACCTTTACCTTCACTACCGATCAGTCGGTTATTGGTAACAATGAACGCGTTGCCGTGACCTACGCTGGCTTAACCGCTGACCTGAAAGTGGGTAATACCGTGCTGGTGGATGACGGTCTGATCGGTATGGAAGTGACCGAAGTAACCGAAAATACCGTGGTCTGTAAGGTACTGAATAACGGTGACCTGGGCGAGAATAAGGGCGTTAACCTGCCTGGCGTCTCTATCCAGCTGCCGGCACTGGCGGAAAAAGACAAGCGCGACCTGATCTTTGGTTGCGAGCAGGGCGTGGATTTTGTAGCCGCCTCGTTTATCCGTAAGCGTTCTGACGTGCTGGAAATCCGTGAGCACCTTAAGCAGCACGGCGGCGAGCACATCCAGATCATCTCTAAAATCGAAAACCAGGAAGGCCTGAACAATTTCGACGAAATCCTTGATGCGTCCGACGGCATCATGGTTGCTCGTGGCGATTTGGGCGTTGAGATCCCGGTTGAAGAGGTGATCTTCGCGCAGAAGATGATGATCAAAAAATGTAACCGCGCCCGCAAAGTGGTGATTACCGCCACGCAGATGCTCGATTCCATGATCAAAAACCCGCGCCCTACCCGTGCAGAAGCTGGCGACGTTGCCAACGCCATTCTGGACGGTACCGATGCGGTCATGCTCTCTGGTGAGAGCGCCAAAGGGAAGTACCCGCTGGAATCAGTGACCATCATGGCCACCATCTGCGAGCGTACTGACCGCGTAATGAAGAGCCGTATCGACTCTCAGCACGACAATCGTAAAATGCGTATCACCGAAGCAGTGTGTCGCGGCGCGGTTGAAACGGCCGAAAATCTGGAAGCTCCGCTGATTGTAGTGGCGACCGAAGGCGGTAAATCAGCCAAGTCGGTACGTAAATACTTCCCTAACGCCACTATTCTGGCTTTAACCACCAATGAGCAGACCGCCCGTCAGCTGCTGTTAAGCAAAGGCATCATTACTTCTGTAGTGAAGGAAATTGCGTCTACTGACGATTTCTACCGCCTGGGTAAAGAAGCTGCGGTAGCCAGCGGCTATGGTCAGAAAGGCGACGTGGTGGTGATGGTTTCTGGTGCATTAGTGCCAAGTGGAACCACAAATACCGCCTCTGTGCACGTGCTGTAA